In Pseudomonas sp. MM213, a genomic segment contains:
- the dnaA gene encoding chromosomal replication initiator protein DnaA, with protein MSVELWQQCVELLRDELPAQQFNTWIRPLQVEAEGDELRVYAPNRFVLDWVNEKYLGRVLELLDEHGNGMAPALSLLIGSKRSSAPRAAPNAPLAAAASQAQAAQASVSAPAPAPTATPTKRSTQKVAEVSEEPSRDSFDPMAGASSQQAPVRSEQRTVQVEGALKHTSYLNRTFTFENFVEGKSNQLARAAAWQVADNPKHGYNPLFLYGGVGLGKTHLMHAVGNHLLKKNPNAKVVYLHSERFVADMVKALQLNAINEFKRFYRSVDALLIDDIQFFARKERSQEEFFHTFNALLEGGQQVILTSDRYPKEIEGLEERLKSRFGWGLTVAVEPPELETRVAILMKKADQAKVDLPHDAAFFIAQRIRSNVRELEGALKRVIAHSHFMGRDITIELIRESLKDLLALQDKLVSVDNIQRTVAEYYKIKISDLLSKRRSRSVARPRQVAMALSKELTNHSLPEIGDVFGGRDHTTVLHACRKINELKESDADIREDYKNLLRTLTT; from the coding sequence GTGTCAGTGGAACTTTGGCAGCAGTGCGTGGAGCTTTTGCGCGATGAGCTGCCTGCCCAACAATTCAACACTTGGATCCGTCCACTACAGGTCGAAGCCGAAGGCGACGAGTTGCGTGTCTACGCACCGAATCGTTTTGTTCTCGACTGGGTCAACGAAAAGTACCTGGGCCGCGTCCTTGAACTGCTGGATGAGCATGGCAACGGCATGGCGCCGGCGCTTTCCTTATTAATAGGCAGCAAACGCAGTTCGGCTCCACGGGCTGCCCCGAATGCGCCACTGGCTGCCGCCGCGTCTCAGGCACAGGCGGCTCAAGCGTCTGTCAGTGCTCCGGCACCTGCCCCGACGGCCACACCGACCAAGCGTTCGACACAGAAAGTTGCCGAAGTCAGTGAAGAGCCATCGCGCGACAGCTTCGATCCGATGGCTGGCGCCAGTTCTCAACAGGCCCCGGTGCGTTCCGAGCAGCGCACCGTGCAGGTCGAAGGTGCGCTCAAGCACACCAGTTACCTGAACCGCACTTTCACCTTCGAGAACTTCGTCGAAGGTAAGTCCAACCAACTGGCCCGGGCTGCGGCCTGGCAGGTGGCGGACAACCCCAAGCACGGTTACAACCCGCTCTTCCTTTATGGCGGTGTTGGCTTGGGTAAAACTCACTTGATGCACGCTGTGGGTAACCATCTATTAAAGAAGAACCCGAATGCCAAGGTCGTGTACCTGCATTCGGAGCGTTTCGTGGCCGATATGGTCAAGGCTCTGCAACTGAACGCGATCAACGAGTTCAAGCGCTTCTACCGTTCGGTGGACGCATTGCTGATCGATGACATTCAGTTCTTCGCCCGCAAGGAACGTTCGCAGGAAGAGTTTTTCCACACCTTCAACGCCCTGCTCGAAGGTGGCCAGCAGGTCATTCTCACCAGTGACCGCTACCCTAAAGAAATCGAAGGCCTTGAAGAGCGCCTCAAATCCCGCTTCGGCTGGGGCTTGACGGTAGCCGTCGAGCCGCCGGAGCTGGAAACCCGTGTCGCGATCCTGATGAAAAAGGCCGACCAGGCCAAAGTCGATCTGCCCCACGACGCGGCGTTCTTCATCGCCCAACGTATTCGCTCCAACGTCCGTGAGCTGGAAGGTGCGCTTAAACGCGTGATCGCCCACTCGCACTTCATGGGCCGCGATATCACCATTGAGCTGATTCGCGAATCCCTGAAAGATCTGTTGGCGCTGCAAGACAAACTGGTCTCTGTGGATAACATTCAGCGCACTGTCGCCGAGTACTACAAGATCAAGATTTCCGACCTGCTGTCCAAGCGTCGTTCACGCTCGGTCGCTCGTCCGCGTCAGGTTGCCATGGCGTTGTCCAAAGAGTTGACTAACCACAGCCTGCCGGAAATCGGCGATGTGTTTGGCGGCCGCGACCACACAACTGTTTTGCACGCCTGCCGCAAGATCAACGAACTTAAGGAATCCGACGCGGACATCCGCGAGGACTACAAGAACCTGCTGCGTACTCTGACAACTTGA
- the rpmH gene encoding 50S ribosomal protein L34, giving the protein MKRTFQPSTIKRARTHGFRARMATKNGRAVLSRRRAKGRARLAV; this is encoded by the coding sequence ATGAAACGTACTTTCCAACCAAGCACTATCAAACGCGCTCGTACCCACGGTTTCCGTGCTCGCATGGCTACCAAGAACGGTCGTGCCGTTCTGTCGCGTCGTCGCGCCAAAGGTCGTGCGCGTCTGGCAGTTTGA